Proteins found in one Salinimonas lutimaris genomic segment:
- a CDS encoding cupin domain-containing protein, producing the protein MIITRIYNDEQGKSHFGEIDIPLADGGPIGLLSEKYGAGAVIFRETPADYDFKWHPAPARQLLFILKGRAEFTVSGGERRVFGTGDVLLLEDTEGEGHCSKALYNEVRHSIFVTLKDEVSFNAAAA; encoded by the coding sequence GTGATCATTACCCGCATATACAATGACGAACAGGGAAAAAGCCATTTTGGGGAGATAGACATTCCACTGGCAGACGGTGGTCCGATTGGTTTGTTGTCTGAAAAGTACGGCGCCGGCGCTGTGATTTTTCGCGAAACGCCCGCTGACTATGATTTTAAATGGCACCCTGCCCCCGCCCGTCAGTTGTTGTTTATTTTAAAAGGCCGGGCAGAATTTACGGTTTCAGGAGGAGAGCGACGAGTGTTTGGCACCGGCGATGTTCTGCTGCTTGAAGACACTGAAGGTGAAGGCCATTGCAGTAAGGCGTTATACAACGAAGTACGCCATTCTATTTTTGTCACACTCAAAGATGAGGTTAGCTTTAACGCTGCTGCTGCCTGA
- a CDS encoding TonB-dependent siderophore receptor, with protein MKHTLFNVSPLARAVTLGMLLSAPSIAYAQNESANVPDDSELEKIEVRGSLGSLPGQDVEAVFGFGKSILETPRSASTISDEQMDRFNVSDIDELVAFAPGTFTQSFFGVAGSLDIRGNPGETYFRGVKRLDNPGNYPTPIGASSRVDIVRGPASPIYGPSKIGGYLNFNPKSARASSGQYLEAPEGELSYTHGTWDKSVITAEVGGPATLAGKEMGYYVYGEVENSGSYYDNSATDQSVLQASFNIDITDNLRLEFGGMYHKYDGNQVAGWNRLTQELVDNGTYITGTAQPLDTDGDGSISHEEYGDVNLAGEGFFYVPASSFTDADATDLMALENVGTTTLQGSQVLVAPDDRLENEANTLYFDVIYYADNWQIKNQLFYDAYDNINENAYGFSQFHDSWVIEDKLVFSTEIETNSLLAQFQVSPSIRYTDFLHGDDFTYEYFNRRDLTMPSSALDRRLLSTRSGINYDNYDEGNYLDLGFAAMTDLTWENGLNIVLGVRYDTIDIESTSRQDLLLPGAREEGNEGTPIYEEETVDGWSWNTSLSYNSEFGLIPYITLAEQATLVAGQGAEVGISQLNNEGGSGAFDTSDLFEYGVKGSFLDDTLYFSLSVYEQERTDFNSQAIVTNATTHNEGTELEVRWVVNENLVVSAGYSNVEVINLTAQQNGNQFGFLGLEDLVNLEDKSLVLGGNVAGLNLVGDGTSNPDAQKAGIPENIYTLTATYDFQNGYAASLSVVDAEETTSSFSGSVKLPSYTLVNAGLSYQAEDWSFNLTVKNLTDETYYRANFPDLFGSQIVLPELPRHFNAKFAYKF; from the coding sequence ATGAAACACACACTCTTCAACGTGTCCCCCCTGGCGCGGGCTGTAACGCTCGGGATGTTGCTAAGTGCACCATCAATAGCTTATGCCCAGAACGAATCCGCTAATGTTCCGGATGATAGCGAACTGGAAAAAATTGAAGTGCGCGGCTCTCTTGGCTCCCTACCGGGTCAGGATGTTGAAGCAGTATTTGGTTTCGGCAAATCAATTCTTGAAACACCCCGTTCTGCTTCCACTATTTCTGATGAGCAGATGGACCGTTTTAACGTATCAGACATTGATGAACTGGTCGCTTTTGCGCCGGGTACATTTACCCAGTCTTTCTTTGGCGTAGCCGGTTCACTGGATATTCGCGGCAATCCTGGCGAAACTTATTTTCGGGGTGTGAAGCGCCTGGATAACCCTGGTAACTACCCCACCCCGATTGGCGCGTCTAGCCGGGTTGATATTGTGCGCGGCCCTGCCTCACCTATCTATGGTCCGTCCAAAATCGGGGGGTATCTGAATTTTAACCCTAAATCCGCCCGGGCATCGTCAGGCCAGTACCTGGAAGCACCTGAAGGCGAACTGTCTTACACGCACGGTACATGGGATAAAAGTGTTATCACGGCTGAAGTTGGCGGTCCGGCCACGCTGGCCGGCAAGGAAATGGGTTACTATGTTTACGGTGAAGTAGAAAACTCTGGTAGTTATTATGACAACTCAGCGACCGACCAGTCGGTGCTGCAGGCTTCATTCAATATTGATATTACCGATAATCTGCGTCTTGAATTTGGTGGTATGTACCACAAATACGATGGCAACCAGGTAGCTGGCTGGAACCGCCTGACTCAGGAACTGGTAGACAACGGCACTTATATCACCGGTACTGCACAGCCGCTGGATACGGACGGCGACGGTTCTATTTCACATGAAGAATATGGTGATGTGAACCTGGCAGGTGAAGGATTCTTCTATGTACCTGCTTCTTCTTTTACCGACGCTGATGCCACCGACCTGATGGCCCTGGAAAATGTAGGTACCACTACACTTCAAGGCTCACAGGTACTGGTAGCCCCTGATGATCGACTGGAAAACGAAGCCAACACCCTGTATTTCGACGTTATTTACTACGCCGATAACTGGCAGATCAAAAATCAGTTATTCTATGATGCCTACGATAACATCAATGAGAATGCTTACGGATTTTCTCAGTTTCATGACAGCTGGGTGATTGAAGATAAGCTGGTGTTCTCCACCGAGATTGAAACCAATTCTTTACTGGCACAGTTTCAGGTTTCACCGTCAATTCGTTATACCGACTTCCTGCACGGTGATGACTTTACTTACGAATACTTCAATCGCCGCGACCTGACAATGCCGTCGTCAGCACTTGACCGTCGTTTACTTTCCACACGCAGTGGCATCAATTACGACAACTATGACGAAGGAAATTACCTGGATCTGGGTTTTGCCGCCATGACCGACCTGACCTGGGAAAATGGCCTGAACATCGTGCTGGGTGTGCGTTACGACACCATCGATATTGAGAGCACGTCACGCCAGGATCTGCTACTACCCGGGGCGCGCGAAGAGGGTAACGAAGGTACCCCGATTTACGAAGAAGAAACCGTCGATGGCTGGTCGTGGAATACTAGTTTGTCATACAACTCTGAGTTTGGTCTGATCCCGTACATTACGCTGGCAGAGCAGGCGACACTGGTAGCTGGTCAGGGGGCTGAAGTCGGTATATCGCAGCTGAATAATGAAGGTGGCAGCGGTGCATTTGATACGTCTGATTTATTTGAATACGGGGTGAAAGGATCATTCCTTGACGACACCTTGTATTTCTCGCTATCGGTATATGAGCAGGAACGTACGGACTTTAATAGTCAGGCGATTGTGACTAACGCTACCACGCACAACGAAGGGACAGAACTGGAAGTACGCTGGGTAGTCAATGAGAATCTGGTGGTGTCAGCCGGTTACTCTAACGTTGAAGTTATCAACCTGACTGCACAGCAAAACGGTAATCAGTTTGGTTTCCTGGGCCTGGAAGACCTGGTTAATCTGGAAGATAAGTCACTGGTTCTTGGCGGTAACGTAGCAGGCCTGAACCTGGTCGGTGATGGCACCAGCAATCCAGATGCACAAAAAGCCGGTATCCCGGAAAATATCTATACCCTGACTGCCACCTATGATTTTCAAAATGGTTATGCAGCCAGCCTGAGTGTAGTTGATGCAGAAGAAACCACTTCCAGTTTCTCAGGTTCGGTCAAATTACCAAGCTATACATTGGTGAATGCCGGCCTGTCTTATCAGGCAGAAGACTGGTCATTCAACCTGACGGTGAAAAACCTGACGGATGAAACTTACTACCGGGCTAACTTCCCGGATCTGTTCGGTAGTCAGATTGTACTGCCTGAGCTTCCGCGCCACTTCAACGCGAAGTTCGCTTACAAGTTCTGA
- a CDS encoding uracil-xanthine permease family protein yields the protein MSQPDELLFGLHDNPPLSTSLVAAFQHLLASFIAVVTPTLIICGALSLESYMPYLVSMALFSSGIGTYIQTRRIGPVGSGLVAIQGTSFAFIAALLAAGTAVRARGGNDDDILAMMFGISLFGALVEVFLSQCLHWVRRIITPLTSGIVITAIGLSLIKVGMTDLAGGFHASDMGSTTNMLLGLAVLFTIIFLNACHSRWLRLTSIMTGMLAGTLFALFNGMITMPAGESSWLSFPVPFRYGLSFDWALFIPVALIYLFSAIETAGDLTANSLFCREPIDGPVYMRRLKGGILADGVNSMIAATLNSFPNTTFGQNNGVIQMTGIASRKVGYWVAAMFLLLGCFPVIGTTLQLIPKPVLGGATLMMFSMVTVGGIKILMSTAMDRRSSLIIASSLGLGIGVLLQPAATTGLPDWLTTIFASPITVAGITAIFLELLLPSAPDKTNKQHLATKASTNAPVANKEVKKPSPKHQASAAKIERSFS from the coding sequence ATGAGTCAGCCTGACGAATTATTATTTGGTCTGCATGATAACCCACCGCTATCCACCAGTCTGGTCGCCGCTTTTCAGCATCTTTTGGCCAGTTTTATTGCTGTGGTAACCCCTACCCTGATTATTTGCGGCGCGTTATCACTGGAATCCTATATGCCCTATCTGGTCAGCATGGCGTTATTTTCCAGCGGCATTGGTACCTATATACAAACCCGCCGAATCGGCCCGGTTGGCAGTGGCCTGGTGGCTATTCAGGGAACCAGTTTTGCCTTTATCGCCGCCCTGTTGGCTGCCGGTACCGCCGTACGTGCTCGCGGCGGCAATGATGATGACATACTGGCAATGATGTTTGGTATTTCGCTGTTTGGCGCACTGGTAGAGGTCTTTTTAAGCCAGTGTCTGCACTGGGTCAGACGCATCATTACTCCTTTAACCAGCGGCATAGTGATCACCGCGATTGGTTTGTCACTAATCAAAGTGGGGATGACCGATCTGGCCGGCGGTTTTCATGCCAGTGATATGGGCAGCACCACCAATATGTTACTGGGCCTGGCAGTACTGTTCACTATTATCTTTCTCAATGCCTGCCACTCACGGTGGCTGCGACTGACTTCCATTATGACCGGCATGCTGGCAGGCACACTGTTTGCGCTGTTTAACGGCATGATTACCATGCCTGCCGGTGAGTCGTCGTGGCTGTCTTTTCCTGTGCCGTTTCGCTATGGACTAAGTTTTGACTGGGCGCTGTTTATTCCGGTGGCGCTAATTTATCTGTTCAGTGCTATTGAAACCGCCGGCGATTTGACCGCTAACAGCCTGTTTTGTCGTGAACCGATTGATGGACCAGTATATATGCGGCGGCTCAAAGGCGGCATTCTGGCCGACGGGGTTAACTCTATGATTGCAGCCACTCTTAACAGTTTTCCTAACACCACGTTTGGTCAGAACAATGGGGTTATTCAGATGACCGGCATTGCCAGCCGAAAAGTGGGATATTGGGTAGCCGCTATGTTTTTGCTGCTAGGCTGTTTTCCGGTTATCGGTACCACCTTGCAGCTAATCCCCAAACCTGTGCTGGGCGGCGCCACACTCATGATGTTTTCTATGGTCACCGTGGGTGGAATAAAGATTCTGATGAGCACTGCGATGGACCGTCGCAGCAGCCTGATTATTGCTTCATCATTAGGCCTTGGCATAGGGGTATTGCTGCAACCTGCCGCCACAACCGGTCTGCCTGACTGGTTAACAACCATTTTTGCCTCCCCCATTACAGTGGCCGGTATTACCGCCATTTTTCTCGAATTATTACTGCCGTCAGCACCAGATAAGACGAATAAACAACACCTTGCGACAAAAGCCAGCACTAATGCACCAGTTGCGAACAAAGAGGTTAAAAAGCCATCACCAAAGCACCAAGCTAGTGCAGCAAAAATTGAACGATCATTTTCTTAA
- a CDS encoding purine nucleoside permease, protein MRFLLPFLLTLFSGIIHATPHPQPQPIKIKVVVVTMFEIGEDEGDKPGEFQMWKERENINTRYPFPQGFHDLYVNEQKGLLTMVTGMGTARASAAILGLGLDPRFDLTQAYWLVAGIAGIDPQDGTIGSAVWADYLIDGDLAHQIDAREIPADWSTGYFPLFETSPYARAPAQQPVTANNGEMYQLNPQLVNWAANLTKNIALNDTQAMQALRSRYTGYPKALGKPAVLIGSQLAASTFWHGKLLNRWANDWTSYWTNGAGNFMTSGMEDTGSYQAMLYLDNAGKADKDRFMVLRTASNFTMQPPGLSAAENLAMESSTTGYAGMTPSLEAAHKVGSKVVHTLIDNWDKYQNQIPD, encoded by the coding sequence ATGCGTTTTTTACTCCCATTTTTACTTACTCTGTTTTCCGGGATTATCCATGCCACTCCTCATCCACAACCACAGCCCATTAAGATAAAGGTCGTGGTCGTCACCATGTTTGAAATTGGTGAAGATGAGGGTGACAAGCCCGGCGAATTTCAGATGTGGAAAGAGCGGGAAAATATCAATACCCGATACCCTTTCCCACAAGGGTTTCATGATCTTTACGTGAATGAACAAAAAGGCTTACTGACCATGGTAACCGGCATGGGGACAGCCCGGGCCAGTGCAGCTATTCTGGGACTGGGACTGGATCCCCGGTTCGACCTGACGCAGGCTTACTGGCTGGTGGCAGGTATTGCCGGCATTGATCCTCAGGACGGGACCATTGGCTCCGCCGTGTGGGCGGATTACCTGATTGACGGCGATCTGGCACATCAGATTGATGCCCGTGAAATACCTGCTGACTGGTCTACCGGCTACTTTCCGTTATTTGAAACCAGCCCATATGCTCGCGCCCCGGCTCAGCAACCTGTTACTGCCAACAACGGCGAAATGTATCAGCTTAACCCGCAGCTGGTGAACTGGGCTGCCAACCTGACAAAAAACATAGCTTTGAACGATACGCAAGCCATGCAGGCATTACGCTCCCGCTATACCGGCTATCCCAAAGCATTGGGTAAGCCTGCTGTGTTGATTGGCAGTCAGCTGGCGGCATCGACATTTTGGCATGGCAAGCTGTTGAATCGCTGGGCGAACGACTGGACAAGTTACTGGACAAACGGTGCCGGCAACTTCATGACATCGGGTATGGAAGACACTGGCAGCTATCAGGCGATGTTGTATCTGGATAATGCCGGAAAAGCTGACAAAGACCGGTTTATGGTGCTACGCACTGCCAGCAACTTCACCATGCAACCACCAGGACTGAGCGCCGCAGAAAATCTGGCGATGGAATCCTCGACAACCGGCTATGCTGGCATGACCCCCTCCCTGGAAGCTGCACATAAAGTAGGTAGCAAAGTCGTACATACCCTGATAGATAACTGGGACAAATATCAGAATCAGA
- a CDS encoding pyridoxal-phosphate-dependent aminotransferase family protein, translating to MKPLTLPPRLLMGPGPINCYPRVLSAMSTQLVGQYDPVMTAYMNEVMALYRQVFNTQNQQTLLIDGTSRAGIEAVLVSAIEPGDKVLVPVFGRFGHLLAEIAERAGANVHTIEVPWGEVFQPEQIEQAIRQVQPKLLAVVQGDTSTTMLQPLEHLGEICRRHDVLFYSDATASIGGNPFDTDAWQLDAVSVGLQKCLGGPSGSAPVTLSERFVEVVRKRQHVEAGIKDAHHHDAAGSRIRSNYFDLPMIMDYWGEERLNHHTEAATMLFCARECAVNLLEEGQQAVIARHQHAGNAMLGGIQAMGLQPFGDLNHKMNNVVGVNIPDQVDGEAIRHTLLHRFNIEIGTSFGPLKGKIWRIGTMGYNARQDAVLHTLQSLETVLRQQGFGLVAGAGVDAALKIYDEADQ from the coding sequence ATGAAGCCACTTACCTTACCACCTCGCCTGCTGATGGGACCCGGCCCGATTAACTGTTATCCGCGGGTACTTAGCGCGATGTCTACCCAGTTGGTGGGACAGTATGATCCGGTCATGACCGCCTACATGAACGAAGTGATGGCACTGTACCGCCAGGTGTTTAACACTCAAAATCAGCAAACGCTGTTAATCGACGGCACATCCCGGGCCGGTATTGAAGCCGTGCTCGTCTCTGCAATTGAACCGGGTGATAAAGTACTGGTACCGGTTTTTGGCCGGTTTGGACACTTACTGGCAGAAATTGCTGAGCGCGCCGGCGCTAATGTACATACTATCGAGGTGCCCTGGGGAGAAGTGTTCCAGCCTGAACAGATTGAACAGGCTATTCGTCAGGTGCAGCCCAAGCTATTAGCTGTGGTTCAGGGGGATACATCCACCACGATGCTCCAGCCGCTGGAGCATCTGGGAGAAATCTGCCGCCGCCACGATGTGCTGTTTTACTCTGATGCTACCGCCTCCATTGGCGGTAATCCGTTTGATACAGATGCCTGGCAACTGGATGCGGTATCCGTGGGGCTGCAAAAGTGTTTGGGCGGGCCCTCTGGCAGTGCCCCGGTGACCCTGAGCGAACGCTTTGTTGAAGTAGTACGCAAACGTCAGCATGTGGAAGCCGGTATCAAAGATGCACACCACCATGACGCGGCCGGTAGCCGTATTCGCTCGAATTATTTTGATTTGCCAATGATTATGGATTACTGGGGGGAAGAGCGGCTTAATCATCATACAGAGGCTGCAACCATGCTGTTTTGCGCCCGTGAGTGTGCGGTGAATCTGCTTGAAGAAGGCCAGCAGGCGGTCATTGCTCGCCATCAGCATGCCGGCAATGCCATGCTCGGTGGTATTCAGGCAATGGGACTGCAACCGTTTGGCGATCTGAATCACAAGATGAACAACGTGGTGGGGGTAAATATTCCAGACCAGGTAGATGGCGAAGCAATTCGCCACACCCTACTGCACCGGTTTAACATTGAAATCGGAACCAGTTTTGGTCCGCTTAAAGGCAAAATCTGGCGAATCGGCACGATGGGCTATAACGCCCGTCAGGATGCTGTGCTGCATACCCTGCAATCGCTGGAAACCGTGCTGCGACAACAAGGTTTCGGTCTGGTTGCCGGGGCCGGTGTCGATGCCGCCCTGAAGATTTATGATGAGGCGGACCAATGA
- a CDS encoding allantoate amidohydrolase, producing the protein MMSFAQAASLVMHRLQELGQVSQSDIHLDRRYLTEEHRQANTLVADWMSDAGMQHWQDAAGNLWGRLAADTPSAPRLIMGSHLDTVPNGGKYDGMLGVLAPVTLAAMCRETGLKLPFHLDVVGFGDEEGTRFGSTLLGSRALTGNWPAQWAGLTDENGISLAQAMAAFGLDFHQVSKAAIDPQTVMGYIELHIEQGPVLEHNHLPVGVVTGIAGARRLEVTVTGFAGHAGTVPMPMRQDSLAAASEMILLVEQLAHAQDLVATVGRIENRPNGVNVIAGKTVFSIDIRSEDDEHRDQVLEQILQGISDIACRRNVQVEHKQTHSAPAVKCAQAFQDILSTAIVQSGYAPLSLPSGAGHDAMAMAQICPVAMLFTRCEKGISHHPGEAIITEDIEASLRVLFETIKQLATTVDAKE; encoded by the coding sequence ATGATGTCATTTGCACAGGCTGCCAGTCTGGTTATGCACCGTTTGCAGGAACTGGGGCAGGTCAGCCAGTCTGATATCCATCTGGACCGCCGCTACCTGACCGAGGAACACCGCCAGGCCAATACTCTGGTAGCCGACTGGATGAGCGATGCGGGTATGCAGCACTGGCAGGATGCCGCGGGCAATCTGTGGGGCCGTCTGGCAGCAGATACTCCTTCTGCGCCACGACTGATTATGGGCAGCCACCTCGATACTGTCCCTAATGGTGGAAAATACGACGGCATGCTGGGTGTTCTGGCGCCGGTGACTCTTGCGGCTATGTGTCGTGAAACAGGGCTGAAGCTGCCGTTTCATCTGGATGTGGTTGGTTTTGGTGACGAAGAAGGTACCCGTTTTGGCTCCACCCTGCTGGGCAGCCGCGCCCTGACCGGCAACTGGCCCGCGCAGTGGGCCGGACTGACAGATGAAAACGGGATCAGCCTGGCGCAGGCCATGGCCGCGTTTGGGCTGGACTTTCATCAGGTTAGCAAAGCAGCTATCGACCCGCAGACGGTAATGGGTTATATCGAGCTGCATATCGAACAGGGACCGGTGCTTGAGCATAATCATCTGCCGGTAGGCGTGGTGACCGGTATTGCCGGTGCCCGGCGTCTTGAGGTGACGGTGACCGGGTTTGCAGGCCATGCCGGTACCGTACCGATGCCAATGCGTCAGGACAGTCTGGCTGCGGCCAGCGAAATGATCCTGCTGGTTGAGCAACTGGCACATGCCCAGGATTTAGTCGCCACGGTAGGCCGCATCGAGAATCGTCCCAACGGGGTGAATGTCATCGCAGGTAAAACGGTATTTTCGATAGATATCCGCAGCGAAGATGATGAGCACCGCGATCAGGTTCTGGAACAGATTCTGCAAGGAATCAGTGATATCGCTTGTCGCCGCAATGTACAGGTTGAACATAAACAAACCCACAGCGCACCGGCGGTAAAATGCGCTCAGGCGTTTCAGGATATCCTCAGTACGGCCATAGTGCAAAGTGGTTACGCGCCGCTTAGCCTGCCTTCCGGAGCCGGTCATGATGCGATGGCCATGGCACAGATTTGCCCGGTAGCCATGCTGTTTACCCGCTGTGAAAAAGGAATTAGTCATCACCCGGGGGAAGCCATTATTACTGAAGATATTGAAGCCAGTCTGCGCGTATTGTTCGAAACCATCAAACAACTGGCAACCACGGTCGATGCCAAGGAGTAA
- a CDS encoding adenosine deaminase family protein — MRTLILLLTLLAGFPFAPANSAEGMQQWFRQFRQQASPAQLYAFLHAMPKGGDIHHHLTGAGFSQWWWDIATDPDNNGGYHYFTRVRPSLCHGYGTNAFGPAPDWLMFHTLSAFSYQQLTDCEKQQYRALDTLTGEQKSAFLNSIRLDKPHEGRDEFFQTHWQRLGDMLKNPHIQAFLLLKNMQAYAGEQVQYLETQVNVMGMRYPDGTPYAPDDALDVFEQMLASEAALNTGVEVRFQYALLRFLPHAEQELEKIWAFVDRHRDRYVGINFVGREDNDKGYPQRFLSTLRALRARYPQIALSIHAGESDEPNQHIKDTLLLGADRIGHGFNLIHDPDTLLLMRHNHYLIEINLISNFLLEYTAHLDDHPFPEYLRTGVPVTLSTDDRGMWSSNLTDEYFLAVTHFNLSWNELVQLNRNAIQYSFLPYSVKSTLTERFGQKTVLFVQQRLAGNALPAVPSFHQFICGYAPKVCKPTQGAHL, encoded by the coding sequence TTGCGTACCCTTATTTTATTACTGACATTATTAGCCGGCTTTCCTTTCGCCCCTGCAAACAGTGCCGAGGGCATGCAGCAATGGTTTCGTCAGTTTCGTCAACAGGCCTCACCCGCCCAGCTATATGCGTTTTTGCACGCTATGCCAAAAGGCGGCGATATTCATCACCACCTGACCGGGGCTGGATTCAGTCAGTGGTGGTGGGACATCGCCACCGATCCTGACAACAACGGCGGTTACCATTATTTCACCAGAGTTCGTCCTTCACTGTGTCATGGCTATGGCACTAACGCCTTTGGCCCAGCTCCTGACTGGCTGATGTTTCATACTCTGTCAGCGTTTTCCTATCAGCAATTAACCGATTGCGAAAAACAACAATATCGCGCACTGGATACGCTCACCGGCGAGCAAAAATCTGCATTTTTAAACAGTATCCGGCTGGATAAACCTCACGAGGGACGCGATGAGTTTTTTCAGACCCACTGGCAACGTTTGGGCGATATGTTGAAAAACCCGCACATCCAGGCATTTTTGCTACTAAAAAATATGCAGGCGTATGCCGGTGAGCAGGTTCAGTACCTGGAGACTCAGGTCAACGTTATGGGGATGCGCTATCCCGACGGCACACCCTATGCGCCAGACGATGCGCTGGATGTATTTGAGCAGATGTTGGCCAGTGAAGCGGCCCTTAACACCGGCGTAGAAGTGCGTTTTCAGTATGCCCTGCTGCGCTTTTTGCCCCACGCCGAGCAGGAGCTGGAGAAGATCTGGGCATTTGTGGACAGGCACAGAGACCGGTATGTCGGGATTAATTTTGTCGGCCGAGAAGATAATGACAAAGGCTATCCGCAGCGTTTTCTCTCCACCCTGCGCGCGCTTCGCGCCCGCTACCCGCAGATTGCGCTAAGCATCCATGCCGGTGAGTCCGACGAGCCAAATCAGCATATTAAAGACACCCTGCTATTGGGCGCTGATCGTATCGGGCATGGCTTCAATCTTATTCACGATCCCGACACTCTGCTCTTGATGCGGCACAATCACTATCTGATTGAAATCAACCTTATCTCCAACTTCCTGCTTGAATACACCGCGCATCTGGATGATCACCCTTTTCCTGAATATCTGCGCACAGGGGTCCCCGTTACCCTGTCTACCGATGACAGAGGAATGTGGAGCAGCAATCTGACCGATGAATACTTTCTGGCGGTCACTCACTTTAATCTTTCCTGGAATGAACTGGTACAGCTTAACCGCAACGCCATTCAATACAGTTTTCTCCCCTATTCAGTCAAATCAACGCTGACTGAAAGGTTCGGCCAGAAAACCGTTTTATTTGTTCAGCAGCGCCTGGCCGGCAACGCTTTACCTGCCGTGCCATCTTTTCATCAGTTTATCTGTGGCTATGCACCTAAAGTGTGCAAACCCACGCAAGGAGCGCATTTATGA